The DNA window TTGCGGCTGTACTCGCAGTCGGTGTGGAGGCCCGGAAACTGCCGCTCCAGATACACGGCGAGGCGGTGCGCGACCGTCTTCTGGCCCAGCCTGTGCTCGATCAGCACGCGGTCGAACGCCCACAGGTCGGCGAGCGCCCGGCGAAAACGCTGGAGGACGACCTCTTCCTCGGGACCCTGGAGCACCACGGGCGACATGGGTCAGGGTACTGGGATCTGTGCTCCTACGACTTCATCGGAGCTGGACAGGTTCAGCGCGGCGGGTCCGGGTACAGGCGGAAGCCGGGCTTGCGGCGGTGCGCGAAACGGGTATAGAACGCCTCCGCCCCCTCCTCGGCGAGGAGGTCCACCCGCTTGCCTCCCGCCCGCGCGCACGCCTCCTCCACGAGCCGCCGCCCCAGGCCCCTCCCCCGCATATCCGGGTGGACGACGAGCAGCACGAGGAATGCTTGGATCACCCCGTCACCGAGCATCTGGGCCACGCCGAGCACCCGGCCTTTCTCCACGGCGACGAGCGAGGTCACGCCCGGATTGGTCAGGGCCCGCCAGGTAACCTCGGCGTCCTCCGCGTACGACCCGAAACCTTCCGCCGCGCACAGGGCCAGGACGCCCGGGAGGTCGGCGCGCTCGATGGGCCGGATCTCCACCCTCACCACCATCCCCGCCGCTTGAAGGAGTAGGCGAGCAGCCCGCCGATGAGGAGGAAGCTGCCCCACGCGAGGGCGTATCCGTAACGCCACGACAGCTCGGGGATGAAGTGGAAGTTCATGCCCCACACGCCCGCGAGGAAGGTGAGAGGCAGGAAGATCACGCTGACCGCCGTGAGCGTCCGCATGACCTCGTTCATGCGCTGGCTTTGCAGGCCCAGGTGCAGGTCGAGCAGGCCGGTGAGGTGGTCGCGTAGGCCGTCGAGGCGACCGCTCGCGCGGGTAAAGGAGTCCTGCGCGTCGCGGTAGCGGAGCAGGTCGGCGCTGCCCGGGTCGCTGTGGCGGGTCAGGAGGAGCGTGGCCTCACGGGCGTCGGCGCTCAGGCGGCGGGCCTGGGCGAGCAGGTGTTTGAGGTCGAAGACCTTCGGGATCGGGTTGTGGCGGCGGTTCTGGAAAACCTCCTCCTCCAGGGCGTCCACCCGCTCCTCCAGCGTGTCGGCGAGGACGAAGAAAGTGTCGGCGGTCTGGTCGAGCAGTTCGTACACGACCTCGCCCGGCGTGTTCACGCTCTCGCGGCCCACGAGGTTCCAGACATTGTTCAGCGCCCGGGTGCCCGCGCTGCTGAGGGTCAGCACGGCGTGGGGAAAGGCGAAGATGCTGACGCGCTCGGTGAACTCGTCAGGCTCCTCGGGCCGGGTAAAGGAGCGCACCGTGATGAAGGCGTGCTCGGGGTAGCCCTCCGCCCGGCTCCAGTGGCCCTGCTCCAGCGCGTCCTCCACGGCGAGGCGGTTGAGGGGAAAGGCGGCGCGCAGGCGGGCGAGTTCCTCTTCCGTCACGCCCTGCGCGTCCACCCAGACGCCCCCCGTCTCCCCGTTCCAGGCGAGGTCGGCTCCGTCGAGGGTCTTGGCGCGGATCATCGGGAAGATCGTAGAGCGTGGAACGTCGGCGGTGGAGGCCCTGTTCCACGTTCCACCCCCCACCCTCCCCTATCCTGTCTCCCGTGAGCGCGTGGCTGTGGGTGATGGCGGGTGGGGCCCTGGGGGCGGCGGCGCGGTACGGGGTCACGCTCGCGCTGGCGCCCGTGGTGGCCCGAACCGGCTTTCCCGTCTCCATCCTGCTCGTCAACGTGCTGGGGTCTTTCCTGCTCGGGCTGACCGTGGCGCTCGTGGGGCGGGGGCTGTGGCCGGAGGCGGCGCGGCTCGCCTTCGGGACGGGGGTGCTGGGCGCCTTCACCACCTTCTCGACCTTCAGCGTGGACGTGGACGGGTTGCTGGGACGGGGCGCGGCGGGCTTCGCCGCCCTGTACGTGGGGCTGAGCGTGGTCCTCGGCGTCATGGCGGCGGTGCTGGGCCGCTTGCTGGGGGCGCGGCTGTGACCGGGCGCAAGCGGAAGAGTAAGGCGGAGACGACGCGCCCGCCCGAGCATTTCCTCGAACTCGCCGACGTGCTGAACTACGTCGGGCAGGTCATCGCGCGCGGGGTGCCGGGCGGCGTGTGGGTGCGGGCGGAGGTCGCCTCGATCACCGACCGCCGCCACCTGTACCTCGACCTCGTGCAGCTCGAAGACGGGGTGGAGGTCGCCAAGTGCCGGGCGACCCTCTGGGCGCGCGAACGCTCCCTTCTGGAGGGCAAGTTCCGCCGCGCGACGGGTGGCACGCTGACGGCGGGGCTCAAGGTCCTGCTCTTCTGCACCGCCGAGTTCCACCCCCAGTACGGCTTCTCGCTGAATGTGGTGGACCTGTCACCCGAGTTCACCCTGGGAGACGCCCAGCTCAAGCTGGAGACCCTGCGCGAGACGCTGACACGCGAGGGGGTCTACGGGCTCAACCGCTCGCTCCCCGCCCCCACCGACTTCGCGCGGGTGGCGGTGGTCAGCCCGGTCGGCGCGGCGGGCCTGGGCGACTTCCGGCGCGAGACCGACCCGCTGGAGGCGGCGGGGGTGGTCGAGTTCCTCTACCTGGAGGCCACCTTCCAGGGCCGCGAGGCGAGCGCGAGCCTGACGGACGCGATCCGGGAGGCTCTGGAGGCACACGGGGAGGAGACGCTGGACGCCCTGGTGGTGATCCGGGGCGGTGGGGCGGTGACGGACCTCGCGTGGCTCAACGACCTGGAGGTGGGCCGCGCGCTCGCCACCTTTCCGGCGCCCGTGATCACGGGGCTCGGCCACGCCCGCGACGACACCCTGCCCGATGAGGTCGCGTGCGTCCGCACCGACACGCCGAGCAAGGCCGCCGGGCTGGTCGTCCGCACGGTGGTGGGGGCCGCCGCGCAGGCGCAGGAGGACGCCCGCCTGATCCGCGCCCACGCCCGCGAGGCGCTGGTGAACGCAGAGGCGGGGGCGCAGTGGGCGCTCGACCGCGCCGTGGGGTCGGCCCGCCGCCATGCCGACGCCGCCCGCGCCGAGGTGGACGCCCTGATGCGGCAGGCCCTCGGCCTGACCCCCGAGCGGACGCTGGCACGCGGTTACGCCCTCGTGCGGGACGGGGCGGGCAGGCCGGTCACGCGGGCGGCGGGGGTGCGGGCGGGGCAAGGGCTCACGCTGGAGTTTCAGGACGGGACGGTCGAGGTGCGGGCGGCGGGAGAAAGTTGATCGCGCCTCCCTCCTCCCTGCCCGCGGGGTCGGGCCTCACCCCAGCATCAGGGCGTGGAGTTCCTCCATCAGGGCCTCGCCCTCGGTGGTCGTGCGGGCGACGACGAAAATGGTGTCCTCCCCGGCGATGGTGCCCACGATGTCGTCGCGGCGCAGCTTGTCGAGCAGCAGGGCGACCCCCGTGGCGTGGCCGTCGGCGGTGCGGATCACGAGCATGTTCTCGCCCCGGTCCACGTCGCGCACGAAGTTCTGGAAGAGGCGTTCGAGCTGGTCGCGCACGTCGTTGTGCCCGCTGACCTGCGCGAGCGCGTAGCGGTGGCGCCCCTTGCCGATGGGCAGCCGCACCAGCCGCAGCTCGTTGATGTCGCGGCTCACCGTCGCCTGGGTGACCTGCACGCCCTCCGCGCGCAGCCGCTCGACAAGTTCGGCCTGCGTGGAGACGCTCTCCCGCGCGATGATGTCCTGAATGCGCTTCTGACGCTGTTCCTTGCTGAGCACACGCCATCCTATGCACGAGGGCTGAATAATTCAACCACGGCGGTCGGGGGGGCCCGTGGTCAGGCCTCCTGCTGCCCCCCGCGCACGCGCAGCGCCTCGCCCAGCAGCCTCCGGGCCACCTCACGCTTGCTGAGGCGGGGCCACTCCTCGAACGA is part of the Deinococcus planocerae genome and encodes:
- a CDS encoding GNAT family N-acetyltransferase yields the protein MRVEIRPIERADLPGVLALCAAEGFGSYAEDAEVTWRALTNPGVTSLVAVEKGRVLGVAQMLGDGVIQAFLVLLVVHPDMRGRGLGRRLVEEACARAGGKRVDLLAEEGAEAFYTRFAHRRKPGFRLYPDPPR
- a CDS encoding magnesium transporter CorA family protein gives rise to the protein MIRAKTLDGADLAWNGETGGVWVDAQGVTEEELARLRAAFPLNRLAVEDALEQGHWSRAEGYPEHAFITVRSFTRPEEPDEFTERVSIFAFPHAVLTLSSAGTRALNNVWNLVGRESVNTPGEVVYELLDQTADTFFVLADTLEERVDALEEEVFQNRRHNPIPKVFDLKHLLAQARRLSADAREATLLLTRHSDPGSADLLRYRDAQDSFTRASGRLDGLRDHLTGLLDLHLGLQSQRMNEVMRTLTAVSVIFLPLTFLAGVWGMNFHFIPELSWRYGYALAWGSFLLIGGLLAYSFKRRGWW
- a CDS encoding fluoride efflux transporter FluC, translated to MAGGALGAAARYGVTLALAPVVARTGFPVSILLVNVLGSFLLGLTVALVGRGLWPEAARLAFGTGVLGAFTTFSTFSVDVDGLLGRGAAGFAALYVGLSVVLGVMAAVLGRLLGARL
- the xseA gene encoding exodeoxyribonuclease VII large subunit — protein: MTGRKRKSKAETTRPPEHFLELADVLNYVGQVIARGVPGGVWVRAEVASITDRRHLYLDLVQLEDGVEVAKCRATLWARERSLLEGKFRRATGGTLTAGLKVLLFCTAEFHPQYGFSLNVVDLSPEFTLGDAQLKLETLRETLTREGVYGLNRSLPAPTDFARVAVVSPVGAAGLGDFRRETDPLEAAGVVEFLYLEATFQGREASASLTDAIREALEAHGEETLDALVVIRGGGAVTDLAWLNDLEVGRALATFPAPVITGLGHARDDTLPDEVACVRTDTPSKAAGLVVRTVVGAAAQAQEDARLIRAHAREALVNAEAGAQWALDRAVGSARRHADAARAEVDALMRQALGLTPERTLARGYALVRDGAGRPVTRAAGVRAGQGLTLEFQDGTVEVRAAGES
- the argR gene encoding arginine repressor, with translation MLSKEQRQKRIQDIIARESVSTQAELVERLRAEGVQVTQATVSRDINELRLVRLPIGKGRHRYALAQVSGHNDVRDQLERLFQNFVRDVDRGENMLVIRTADGHATGVALLLDKLRRDDIVGTIAGEDTIFVVARTTTEGEALMEELHALMLG